The DNA sequence AGAAAAATGGAGGGCTGCATACTGGCTATAATTTAGCTATAGAAATAATGGACACAGAATTATGTATTTGTATTGATTCAGATGACTATATGCCTGATAATGCCATTGAGAAAATCCTTAAACTATGGGAAAAAGAAAAAGACGTTAAGTTCGCGGGAATTATCGGATTAGATTTCAACACAAAAAATGAAATTATAGGAGAACCTCTACCGGATGTAAAAGATGTTGATTTAAATGAATTAATGATTACAAAGAAATTAGTCGGTGATAAAAAAATAGTTATGAGAACGGAACTTTATAAGAAAGTTGCACCTATGCCAACTTTAAATAATGAGAAGAATTTCAATCCAAACTATATGAATGTGTTGATTGGAGAAGATTATAGGTTTCTTGTTTTAAATGAAAATTTGTGTTTTGTAGAATATTTGGAAGAAGGAATGACAAAAAATATATTCAATCAGTATGTAGATAGTCCCAACAGTTTTGCACAAATCCGGATATTATATATGAATTTAAAAAAATCAAGCTTACTTTTTAAAGTGAAAAATGCAATTCATTATACTTCAAGTTGTATTATAGCGAAAAAATATAAACATATAATTACTAAGTCTCCAAATAAGCTATTAACGGCTTTAATGTTTCCTTTTGGGTGTCTTCTAACAATGTATATTAGATACAATATACACTACAAAAGATAGGGGATCATAATATGCTGATTTTTTGGATAATATTGGTGTGGGTTTCTTTGTTTGGAATTATTGGAACTCATATTAAGAAAGATGTAGTATTAGTTGAAGGATATGAACTAAATAAAGTTAATTTATTCATGGCGATATTAGTAATGGTAGTAATTGTTTTTTTTGCAGGGTTACGTTCTGGAGTTGCAGACACAGGTGCGTATATATCTTGGTTTAATTCAATGCCTAATAATTTTAATGATATTCCAGGTTATTTAAGACAGGAGGAAAAAGATTTAGGATTTGTTTTGCTTTCTTCGATATTTAAAACTTTATTATCAAGTGATTATCAAGTGTGGCTATTCGCAATCGTAACATTAAGTTGTATACCGATTTTTAAGACGTTATACAAGTATTCGGTCAATTATTTTTTTAGTATGTTTCTATTTGTCACCTCATGTTATTTTACGTGGCTCTTCAATGGGGCACGTCAATTCTTGGTTGCAGCATTACTTTTTGGGTGTTTTAGACTTATTATCAAAAAAAAAACAATAACGTTTTTAATAGTAGTCATTCTGCTTTCAACTGTTCATGCGTCTGCAGTAATACTGATTCCAGTTTACTTTATTGTTAATACAGAACCATGGGGAAGAAAAATGAGTGTATTTAGCATTATGATCATTTTAAGTGTAGTGTTTGTGGATAAATTGTTAAATGTTTTTAATGGCGCCATTTCAGATACTCCGTATTCTGTTATGACAGAACAATTTAAAGTGGATGATGGAGTAAATATAATTAGAGTACTTTTTGAAGCAGTTCCAGTAATGATTGCGTTTTGGAATAGGAAATATATTAAAAAGATAGCTCCTGAGTATATTAAAATCGCTATAAATATGTCGATGATTGCGGTGGGCTTTTTTTTATTAGGTACTGTGACAAGCGGTATATTTATTGGACGGATGCCTATTTATTTTTCTTTATATAATTTAATTTTAATACCTTGGTTGTTGACTAATGTATTTAGCAAAAAATCTAAGTTAATAGTGTATTATATGTTCATAATTATTTACTTAGTATTTTTCTTTTATCAAATGGTAATTGCGTGGGCTGGTTTTGGGTATATTAGTGAGGTATTAAATATCTACAGAAGATGGATGACAAACTATTTTTATTAATATGAATATTTTAGAGGTGAAAAGTATGAAGAAAGTATTGTTTTTGATTCCTAGTTTAAGTCATGGAGGAGCCGAGAAAGTATTAGTGAATCTAGTAAACAATCTAGATGAAGGAAAATATGATATAACAGTAAAAACTATTTTGGATATAGGAATTAATAAACAATATCTTGCTAACAACATAAAGTATAAAAGTATCTTCAAAAAAAACTTCAGAGGGAGCACTTGGTTTTTAAAGTTATTCCCATTAAACCTTGCATATAGATTGTTTGTAGAAGATGGATACGATATTGAAATTGCATATTTGGAAGGTGCTTCAGTGAGATTAATTAGTGAGGCTAATGAGAAATATAAATCAAAAAAAATAGCGTGGATACACACAGAATTTTACAATGAATCGGATTTGGCTATAGGTTTTAGAAATTATAAGGAAGGGAAAAAATGCTACGAAAATCTTGATCAAATTATTTGTGTGTCTGATATGGTAATGAAAGGATTTATGAAAGTTTCTGATGTAGGGCACAGCATTAAAGTGTTATACAATACTATTGAAACAAGAAAAATTCGCGAGATATCTAATGAACTGGTAAGTGATATTAAATTCAACCCCGACATAATAAATATTTGTTCTGTTGGAAAGATAATACCCTCAAAGAATTTCATCG is a window from the Trichococcus shcherbakoviae genome containing:
- a CDS encoding EpsG family protein, whose translation is MLIFWIILVWVSLFGIIGTHIKKDVVLVEGYELNKVNLFMAILVMVVIVFFAGLRSGVADTGAYISWFNSMPNNFNDIPGYLRQEEKDLGFVLLSSIFKTLLSSDYQVWLFAIVTLSCIPIFKTLYKYSVNYFFSMFLFVTSCYFTWLFNGARQFLVAALLFGCFRLIIKKKTITFLIVVILLSTVHASAVILIPVYFIVNTEPWGRKMSVFSIMIILSVVFVDKLLNVFNGAISDTPYSVMTEQFKVDDGVNIIRVLFEAVPVMIAFWNRKYIKKIAPEYIKIAINMSMIAVGFFLLGTVTSGIFIGRMPIYFSLYNLILIPWLLTNVFSKKSKLIVYYMFIIIYLVFFFYQMVIAWAGFGYISEVLNIYRRWMTNYFY
- a CDS encoding glycosyltransferase translates to MKKVLFLIPSLSHGGAEKVLVNLVNNLDEGKYDITVKTILDIGINKQYLANNIKYKSIFKKNFRGSTWFLKLFPLNLAYRLFVEDGYDIEIAYLEGASVRLISEANEKYKSKKIAWIHTEFYNESDLAIGFRNYKEGKKCYENLDQIICVSDMVMKGFMKVSDVGHSIKVLYNTIETRKIREISNELVSDIKFNPDIINICSVGKIIPSKNFIALARIHKKLLDEGLENHFYILGIGPEQKNIEAFLEQNGIKDSFTFLGYKDNPYKYVSKCDLYVCSSLREGYSTAVTESLIVGTPVVTTLCSGMKEMLGENNEYGIITENNEVALYEGIRQMLNDPGLLNYYKRKAIERGDFFSTERTVEAVEELLDNLSEE
- a CDS encoding glycosyltransferase family 2 protein, producing the protein MKPTITVFTPTYNRAHLLHMCYESLKNQTIKDFCWLIIDDGSTDETKLLVESWIRESNDFEIKYSFKKNGGLHTGYNLAIEIMDTELCICIDSDDYMPDNAIEKILKLWEKEKDVKFAGIIGLDFNTKNEIIGEPLPDVKDVDLNELMITKKLVGDKKIVMRTELYKKVAPMPTLNNEKNFNPNYMNVLIGEDYRFLVLNENLCFVEYLEEGMTKNIFNQYVDSPNSFAQIRILYMNLKKSSLLFKVKNAIHYTSSCIIAKKYKHIITKSPNKLLTALMFPFGCLLTMYIRYNIHYKR